The following are encoded in a window of Alosa sapidissima isolate fAloSap1 chromosome 10, fAloSap1.pri, whole genome shotgun sequence genomic DNA:
- the LOC121720162 gene encoding ATPase family AAA domain-containing protein 2-like isoform X3 produces MVMLRRSTGGTEPAAAGKSVDMDSSSEFLSLHPPQRKSARLKRGLDDSFSSADSTPGNAYLAVKKENGAEVSIRTKGQREKSMVTFADLNGSASDPQQSEDQGKHFLRKSPRLQTEGKTSQGEQSDNVEDTPTSRKHQGALRERDVDSALRRSSRITRYKLSARNQSVLYDRLITNTAEAVLQKMDDMQKMRRRLRSRDGNDESLRIFQGAKRKRSTGRTDESEENQENGNGDFSEVEGDEEDDDNHVEGQGEEEENDGADEDEEDDDDEDDEGEEEEEDDEDEDEEEDNQRRYDLRQRKAVVRYQPPMEEPKKRSIFFKRHSSPSRRRYSFPSSGPRSPYSSRRGSRRRHAIHSSDSTSSSSSSDDDTFERRRSKNRNRSINRCLPLNLRKDDLLGIQKDRMKIGTSLADVDPMQIDQTVRFDSIGGLTRHISSLKEMVVFPLLYPEVFERFKIQPPRGCLFYGPPGTGKTLVARALANECSQGDKKVAFFMRKGADCLSKWVGESERQLRLLFDQAYQMRPAIIFFDEIDGLAPVRSSRQDQIHSSIVSTLLALMDGLDSRGEVVVIGATNRLDSIDPALRRPGRFDREFLFGLPDRDARKDILKIHTRQWNPQPSEAFLEELADKCVGYCGADIKAVCAEAALCALRRRYPQIYASSQKLQLDVASISVGARDFVSAMRRTVPASQRAVVSPAKALAPIVQPLLSATLGNILEVVQRVFPHAEQGLRSRHAADLASGVLDEELLYSDDEAPPMSITNGPKQALAAGSFLCFNRSVLQHPTSYRPRLLLSGRPGSGQSSHLAPAVLHALEKFTVYTLDLAVLFGISSTTPEEACAQVFCEAKRTAPSILYIPHLQRWWDTVGPALKATFLSLLSDVPPFSPILLLATCSHQYHALFPEVQDLFRMEYGEVFEVSLPTQQERTKFFKDLILIQAAKAPASKRKAVLQVLEVLPVAPPPPPQQLTEQEQQQLEEQEEDTLRELRLFLRDVTNRLAQDKRFKAFTRPVDLEEVPDYTTVIKQPMDLSTLLSNIDSHKYVTVKDFLHDVDLIWKNCLEYNPDRDPSDRLIRHRACALKDSVHAIIKDQLDEDFEKICQEIKESRSKRGCTASRYAPSYFHVQPKPQVMSEKTSDHGPSKDTLSSMPSAASTPRSAPSSKKRRRKSRWCNGFITKKKSSAHPRDDDEDEDEEEDREGEEEDEEKAEAMDAQMEQEEEALRKLCSFLCDVTDRLAQDKRFQAFTEPVDPEEVPDYSTVIKQPMDLSTVLSNINSHKYTTAKDFLLDVDLIWINALEYNPETDPEGRLIRKQALALKATVHDIIKAEMDEELEEFCQKIQESRSSRANDLVPGKDDSAPATLQQTVAQKRRRRKKRWSSGYIAKKKSRDTSTPAESVDDEDDEEEEEHVADDKDGEEEHEKAKMTEPANDEAAAAASAMETEEAVAVETEEGAAMESEEAGPVTVEGGEDHNPTSPLADALVNGHTPSEGGDQLEEQAATEPEKMATEIIDVEAAKPEKTEAVQPEPEMAKPDRLEPERAQPEVEQDAGIEIGKRRMTRALKNQVQQQQVISLEAAMKILEQKTPPLVVDHSKLQDLLHKVVAKTEGYDVDRLEKLYALLCQSVYRHRKEYDKTTLLQEMEKEIEDFE; encoded by the exons ATGGTGATGTTACGTAGAAGCACTGGAGGTACAGAACCAGCGGCTGCGGGAAAGAGCGTTGATATGGATTCGAGCTCCGAGTTTCTGTCCTTGCATCCACCACAGCGAAAGTCGGCGCGGCTAAAGAGGGGCCTTGATGACAGCTTCAGTAGCGCTGACAGCACCCCGGGAAAT GCTTATCTGGCTGTGAAAAAAGAGAACGGTGCTGAAGTGAGCATAAGAACAAAAGGGCAGAGAGAAAAGAGCATGGTGACCTTTGCAGATTTGAATGGTTCAGCCTCCGACCCCCAACAGTCAGAAGATCAAGGGAAACATTTTTTAAG GAAATCTCCAAGACTACAAACAGAAGGAAAGACATCTCAAGGAGAGCAATCTG ACAATGTGGAAGACACCCCCACCTCACGCAAGCACCAGGGGGCTCTGCGAGAGCGAGACGTGGACAGCGCTTTGCGACGCAGCTCCAGAATCACAAGATATAAGCTCAGTGCCAGGAACCAATCCGTCCTCTATGACCGACTCATCACCAA cactGCCGAAGCCGTCCTACAAAAGATGGATGATATGCAGAAGATGAGACGCAGGCTGAGGAGCAGAGACGGTAACGATGAG AGTCTAAGAATCTTCCAAGGAGCTAAGAGGAAGAGATCTACAGGAAGAACTGATGAAAGTGAAGAGAACCAAGAGAATGGCAATGGAG ATTTCAGTGAGGTtgagggagatgaggaggacgacGACAACCATGTGGAAGGacaaggagaggaagaagaaaatgATGGAGCagatgaagatgaggaggacgacgacgacgaggacgatgaaggagaggaagaggaggaagacgaTGAAGAtgaggacgaggaggaagacAACCAGAGGCGCTATGATCTCAGGCAGAGGAAAGCGGTTGTGCGCTACCAGCCGCCTATGGAAG AGCCGAAGAAGCGGAGCATCTTCTTCAAGCGCCACTCGTCTCCATCCAGACGGAGGTACAGCTTCCCCTCGTCTGGGCCCAGAAGCCCCTACAGCAGCAGGCGTGGCAGCAG ACGAAGACATGCCATCCACAGCAGTGACTcgacctcctcttcctcatcctcagaCGATGACACATTCGAGCGACGCAGGAGTAAGAACCGCAATAGATCCATAAACAG ATGCCTCCCGCTGAACCTGCGCAAGGACGACCTGCTGGGCATCCAAAAGGACCGCATGAAGATAGGGACCAGCCTGGCTGACGTGGACCCTATGCAGATTGACCAGACA GTGCGTTTTGACAGCATTGGGGGTCTCACCCGTCACATCTCTTCCCTGAAGGAGATGGTGGTCTTTCCTCTGTTATACCCAGAGGTCTTTGAGAGATTCAAAATCCAGCCTCCACG AGGCTGCTTGTTTTACGGTCCCCCTGGCACGGGGAAGACTCTGGTGGCGCGAGCCCTGGCCAACGAGTGCAGCCAAGGTGACAAGAAGGTGGCCTTCTTCATGAGGAAGGGCGCCGACTGCCTCAGCAAGTGGGTTGGGGAGTCCGAGAGACAGCTGAGACTGCTCTTCGACCAG GCTTATCAGATGCGTCCAGCGATCATCTTCTTTGATGAAATCGATGGCTTGGCGCCTGTCCGATCGAGCAGGCAGGACCAGATTCACAG CTCTATTGTGTCTACTCTGCTGGCCCTGATGGACGGGCTGGACAGCCGTGGGGAGGTCGTGGTGATCGGAGCCACTAACCGCCTGGACTCCATCGATCCTGCGCTCAGACGCCCTGGGCGCTTCGACAGGGAGTTCCTGTTTGGCTTACCTGACAGAGAC GCACGTAAAGACATTCTGAAGATTCACACTCGCCAGTGGAACCCTCAGCCGTCGGAGGCCTTTCTGGAGGAGCTAGCTGACAAATGCGTCG GTTACTGCGGGGCGGACATCAAGGCGGTGTGCGCTGAGGCGGCCCTGTGCGCGTTGCGGCGCCGTTACCCGCAGATCTACGCCTCCTCGCAGAAGCTGCAGCTGGACGTGGCCTCCATCAGCGTGGGCGCACGCGACTTCGTCTCCGCCATGCGCCGCACGGTGCCAGCCTCGCAGCGGGCTGTGGTGTCGCCGGCCAAAGCTCTGGCACCCATCGTGCAGCCGCTACTGTCCGCGACGCTTGGCAACATCCTGGAGGTGGTGCAGAGGGTGTTCCCCCACGCCGAGCAGGGCCTGAGGAGCCGCCACGCAGCCG ATTTGGCCAGTGGCGTGCTGGATGAGGAGCTGCTGTACAGTGATGATGAAGCTCCACCAATGAGCATCACCAACGGCCCAAAGCAAGCCCTTGCAGCAGGCAGTTTCCTGTGCTTTAATAG gagTGTCCTCCAGCATCCCACCTCCTACCGTCCGCGGCTGCTCCTGAGCGGGCGTCCAGGCTCTGGCCAGAGCTCCCACCTGGCCCCCGCCGTGCTCCACGCGCTGGAGAAGTTCACCGTCTACACACTGGACCTGGCCGTGCTGTTCGGCATCAGCAGCACCACTCCAGAGGAGGCCTGTGCTCAG GTGTTCTGCGAGGCCAAGCGGACGGCTCCCAGCATCCTGTACATCCCGCACCTGCAGCGCTGGTGGGACACGGTGGGCCCCGCGCTCAAGGCCACCTTCCTCAGCCTGCTCAGTGACGTCCCCCCCTTCTCCCCCATCCTGCTGCTGGCCACCTGCAGCCACCAGTACCACGCGCTCTTCCCCGAG GTGCAGGACCTGTTCCGTATGGAGTACGGAGAGGTGTTTGAGGTCTCGCTGCCCACGCAACAGGAGAGAACCAAGTTTTTCAAGGACCTCATTCTGATCCAGGCAGCCAAAGCACCGGCATCTAAGAGGAAAGCAG TGCTACAGGTGCTGGAGGTGTTGCCCGTGGCCCCTCCCCCTCCGCCCCAGCAGCTCActgagcaggagcagcagcagctggaggAACAGGAAGAGGACACCTTACGCGAGCTCCGCCTCTTCCTGAGAGACGTCACCAACCGTCTCGCTCAGGACAAACGCTTCAAAGCCTTCACAAGGCCTGTGGACCTGGAGGAG GTCCCAGACTACACCACCGTTATTAAGCAGCCCATGGACCTCTCCACACTGCTCTCCAACATTGATTCACACAAATATGTGACTGTGAAAGATTTCCTACATGACGTAGATCTGATTTGGAAAAATTGCTTAGAGTACAACCCCGACAGAGATCCCTCGG ATCGTCTGATCCGGCATCGTGCCTGTGCCCTAAAGGACTCCGTGCATGCCATCATCAAAGACCAGCTGGATGAAGACTTTGAAAAGATCTGTCAAGAAATCAAGGAGTCCCGAAGCAAAAGAG GTTGTACAGCATCCAGGTATGCTCCTTCCTACTTCCATGTACAGCCCAAACCTCAGGTGATGTCAGAAAAGACTAGTGACCACGGCCCTTCCAAAGACACCTTGTCATCCATGCCCTCTGCAGCATCGACCCCACGCTCAGCAC cgtcctccaagaagaggcgacggAAAAGCCGCTGGTGCAACGGATTCATCACCAAAAAGAAGTCTTCGGCTCACCCTCGAGACGAcgacgaggatgaggatgaggaagaggatcgggagggagaggaggaagacgaggagaAGGCCGAGGCCATGGACGCGCAGATGgaacaggaggaggaagcgCTGAGGAAACTCTGCAGCTTCCTGTGTGACGTTACCGACCGTTTGGCTCAAGACAAGCGATTCCAAGCTTTCACTGAACCAGTTGATCCAGAGGAG GTCCCAGACTACAGCACAGTTATTAAGCAGCCTATGGATCTCTCCACGGTTCTCTCTAACATCAActctcacaaatacacaacTGCAAAAGACTTCCTCCTCGATGTGGACCTGATTTGGATTAATGCTCTTGAGTACAACCCCGAAACAGATCCGGAAG GTCGACTAATCAGAAAGCAAGCTTTGGCCCTGAAGGCGACCGTGCACGACATCATCAAGGCAGAGATGGATGAGGAGCTGGAAGAATTTTGCCAAAAAATCCAGGAATCTCGCAGCAGCAGAGCAAACGACCTCGTCCCTGGCAAAGATGACTCGGCACCAGCCACCCTACAGCAAACAG TAGCtcagaagaggagaaggagaaaaaagcGATGGAGCAGTGGCTACATCGCCAAGAAAAAGTCCCGAGACACCTCCACTCCCGCCGAGTCCGTGGACGATGAGgacgatgaggaggaggaagagcacgTGGCAGACGACAAAGACGGAGAGGAAGAGCACGAGAAGGCCAAGATGACGGAGCCAGCGAACGACGAGGCAGCTGCAGCTGCTTCCGCCATGGAGACAGAGGAGGCGGTAGCCGTGGAAACGGAGGAGGGCGCAGCGATGGAGTCCGAGGAGGCTGGCCCTGTCACagtggagggaggagaagacCACAACCCTACATCCCCATTGGCTGACGCCTTGGTGAATGGCCATACCCCCAGTGAAGGTGGCGACCAACTGGAAGAGCAGGCTGCGACTGAGCCTGAGAAGATGGCCACTGAGATTATAGATGTCGAGGCGGCCAAACCGGAGAAGACTGAGGCTGTGCAGCCGGAGCCTGAAATGGCCAAACCTGACAGACTAGAGCCTGAGCGGGCCCAGCCGGAAGTGGAGCAGGACGCAGGAATAG AGATTGGAAAGAGACGGATGACCAGGGCCCTGAAGAACcaggtgcagcagcagcaggtcaTCAGCCTGGAGGCGGCCATGAAGATCCTGGAGCAGAAGACTCCGCCACTGGTGGTGGATCACAGCAAGCTCCAG GATCTTCTGCATAAGGTGGTTGCTAAGACAGAGGGCTATGACGTAGATCGCCTGGAGAAGCTCTACGCCCTCCTCTGCCAAAGTGTGTACCGGCACAGGAAGGAGTATGACAAAACCACACTTCTACAG GAAATGGAGAAAGAAATTGAGGACTTTGAATAA